CACCGTGGCCAGCGCGGGGGGCATCTCCTGCACTGGCCCGCGATCAGCCCAGCGGTACGGTCGGCCGGTGCGTTGGTGGATGCTGGGGGGCAGGACGACGTATCCGCCGTCGGTTTTGATGTCGATTCCCGGTACCCCGGGTACTTTCGCGGCCAACGGCGTACCGGGGTGGCGGTAGAACAGGTGCAGCCCATCTGATCCAGTGATCACATATGCGGTGCGGGGCACCAGGCCGTCTGCTACCAGGGTGGCTAGTCCTCGCCGGCCCCCGTTGCGGGGGTCGACGTCCAGCACGACGACATCGGATGCGGTGCCGGTACGCAGGGCGAGTTGCCCTCGGGGCGCGGCGTCGACCATGGCGGTGATGCGGTCGGGGTCGGTGGTGGCGGCGTAGAACCCGTGACAGGTCAGACAAGGACAGGCGTCGCGGTCGTGGCCGTCGTAGCCGCGCTTGTCGTCGCATCGCTCGCACCCCGCCAGGGGCCGTTTTGACCGGGCGAGCATGAACACGGGCCAGCCGTGTGCGGCGTAGTCGATGGCTGCGGTGAGTAGGCTGCGCGCGGGGGGCTTCCTGCTGTGTCGTGCGGCGATGTACTTACTGATGTCGGTGGGTGTGGGGTTGTGCAGGGTGGGGATGTTGGCCTGTTTGGCGAGCGCTGCGCAGCCGGTGGCGCCGCGTGAATTCTTGCGGATGAACGCTAGGCATAGGTCTGGGTGGGTGGCGACCATGGCAGCGTTTCGGTGGGGTCCGGCGGCGTGGCCGGTGGTCCAGTCGGCCGGGTAGGTCTCGACCGGCACGTGGTGGCGGGTGCACCAGGTGTGAGCGATGGCGTCTGCTCCGCGTGGGCATGCTCCGTGTAGGACCGTGATGGGTTCGTGTCGGTGTAGTGCGGAGAGGGCTTGGTTGATAGCGCTCTGGTCTGTCCATGTTCGAGAACCGGTGATCATTACTCGCATCGAAGGGACTTCCTTCCCGGAGCAGGCGTGAGGATGGCCAGCGCCCGGCGGGCGCTGGCCATCCAGTAAGTGAGTGCGCGAAGCGCGTCGTTTCGGGGTTAGGCGGTGCGTCGGTGTTGGCGGGCGGCGTCGAGGTCGATCAGTGCGCCAGGGGCCGGCTCGTGCTGTGGTTGTGGTGGTGTCGTGGTGGGTACGTGGATGCGGGCGTAGGTGCGGAAGCGTCCTGTGTCAGCTCCGGTGAGGGCGACTCGTTGTCCTGGTTGTAGGACATGGCCGATGGCGGCGAGCGCGCGCGCTGCCGCGTCCAGTTCCGGCCGCGTACCGATCAGCCACACTTCAAGATCGGCCATGACACTCCGATCTTGGACGGCAAGGTAGCGGGGTCGCGTCGAGTGGGCGCATGACGAACCTCCGTTACGGAACGTGTAGATGCGTGGGTGTGTGTCGCGTGTCGCGTGGGGGCGCGCGAGGGGGCGGCCAATGCGCGCGGGCGCGCGCGTGCGGGCGCGCGGGCGCGCGTAGGAGCGGCGAAAAGGGGGTCCTGCGCGACAGTGCGCGACACCATGCGACAGTTACGCGGCGTGACTTTCGGGGGTGGTGGTGGGGTGGTAGCGGTAGCCCTTACCGACCGGTGTCCGTCGGGCGGTACCGGCGTCGACCATGGCCCGCAGGATGCGGTGGACGCTGCCTCGGTGGGCGCTGCCCCGTAGCTTTTTGACGCCGCCGGTGATCTCGGTGGCGGTCATGCCGGCCGGTCCGGCCCCGGCGAGGACGGCGGTGATGGCTTCGGTCATGGGTGCGTCGTCGCCGTCAACCGCTGTGCTGGTGTCGTCGGCGGGAAGGTGGGCCAGGGGAAGGGTTGGTAGGTCGGGGAGGTCGGTGTGAGCGGCGGTACGCGCCGCGTCGAGGGCGTCACCGGCCGCCGTGCGGCCCCGGCGCGGGCTGGGCGTGTCGTTGTCGGCCCGGCGAGGCGCTGTCGGGCGCGTGGTGGGTGCCTGGAAGGGGTCGACGCGGCGAGCGGCGTAGGCCTCTCCGGCAGCGGCGCGGGCGACCGGATCGAGTGTCGGCCGGGCGGTGGCGAACGTGTGGGCGAGGCGGTTGACGATCGGCGGTTGGTACAGGGCGTAGGAGCGTACGGGTAGCGGGTCGACGTCGGGGCCGTCTTGGACGTAGAGCAGGCCGGGGACGTTGAACAGGGTCGTGTCCACGGTGTCGAGGTCGACGCCTTGAAGGACGAAGCCGACGTCGGCGCGGCGGTTCATTCGTAGACACAGGTTCGGGTGTAGCTGGGAGCGGAAATCGCCGTCGTCACCCAATGCGGCCACTGTTGGCCGCTGCGTGGTGACCAGAAGTTGCACTCCGGCGGAGCGGCCGGTTTGGGAGATCTGCCGCGCTCGTTCGGTGGCCTGCGCCGCCAGGTCAACCCGGTCCGGGTTGCCCGTTCGGATACCGAACAGCGCGGCAGCCTCATCGATGATGATCGTCAGCAGGGGGTGGTCGGGTGTCGGTACCACCTTGTCGTCACCCCGCCCTCGGGCCGCCTGCGTTGCGAGGACGCGGGATCGGGCGTCGATGATGGCGACCGCTGCGTCGAGCATGGCCACGGCCTCATCGAGCCTGGTGGCGAGCCAGTCGAAGCAGGGCAGCCACGCTGCCTGTCCTTGTCCGGCTTTGGCGACCTCGATCGCCCAGATCACGGTGTCTCCGCACGCGGCCAGACCACAGGTGATCACGTTAAGGGTGTTGGTCTTCCCCGATCCGGACGCGCCGCCCATCAGGGCGTGACGGGCACCGTGAGCGGGGGTCCACAGGTCAAGCAGCATCGGTAGCCGGTCGGCGCGTTCACCAAACGGCAGACCATCGGTGATTCGCCGCTCACCCGGGGTCCACAGGGTCAGCCGGTCCAGCGGGCGGGATGTCGTCGACGTCATCAGGCGGCCTCCGGGTCGCTCAGGTCAAGGGTGGGGGTCGGGTCGTCCCGGTCGGTGGGCAGGTTGGCGACGGCGGGGTGGGCGATGGTGCGGCCGGACTCCCACGGGTCCCGGTCCACGACGTGCAGGCTCACCCGGCGGGCGTTGGTCTTGTCCGGCACGACCGTGACCGAGCCGCGCCGGTACTGGTAGCCGGACTCGATCCGGTCGCGATTCACGTCGCGGGCGGTGTGGTTACCGGGCAGCACCACCGACAACACCCGACCAACCGTGGTGGTCTTCACCCCGGTGAGCTTCGCCCCGGCGATACCGGCCAACTCGGCGACCGAGGTCCAGCGGGCGCGCATCCGGTCCAGGGCGGCTGCCGACCGTAGTGCCGGCCCGCACCACCAGCCGAGCCCAACCAGCGGCCACCCGATCGCCCACACCCCGTACAGCCAGCCGGTACCGGGACGCACCGCGACGGCACCCAGCCAGGCCAGCACCACCACAGCAGCCACGCCCGCGTACACGCGGTCGTACAGGCGGGTCATACCGACTGCTAGCCACGCCAGCAGGCAGGCCGCAGCCACCGCGTACACGCCGGCGAACCAGCCGATCGGCGCGTGCGCCCACATCACCGCGAGTCCCCACCCAGCCAGGGGCAGCGGCACAGCGACGAACAACGGGGTCAGTTGCCACCGCCACCGATACACCGCCCCGCCGACCGCGTAAAGCACCGGATGCCGGTAGGCCCTCGGCCCAACACCGAGGTACAGATCATGCGATTTACGACGCCTCACAACAGATGTCCTCTCACAACAAAAACAGGGATGCAGGGAAAGGGTTGGAGCGGTCGCCTGGTCATAGGGCGACCGCTCCAACGGCGGGAAGAGATGAGGTGTTAGGCGGCCTTCTGGTCCCAGAAGTCCTGGCGGCGAACCTGCCGGACGGCGGTTTCCGCAGCCTCGAACTGCGCCGCGTACAAGCGCCGGAAGGCGAGGCGGGAGCGGGAGAAGGTGCCTGACGCCTCCGCCAGCTGAGCGATCGCGTCGGCGGTCGGCCCGGTCACCCGAGGATCAAGCCTCATAGCGTCCAGCCGTTCCACCCACTGTCCGACGTTCTCGGCCAACGCCAACACAGCGGTAGCCATACCGGCAAGCTGCGCGTCGAGGTCCCACGCTGTGGCCGGGTCCATCTCCCCGACCACACGAGCGGCACGAGACAACGCGGTCGTCTCCTGAGTACCCACAGGGAAAGTCCTTCCAGTAGTGGTAGACGCCGATCGGGTCGGCGTCGAATCGGGTGTCGGGCGCGGGCGAGGCGCCGGCTTGCGTGGCGTTGCCGTCGGCCGGCGGGGTCGCGCCGTCTCACGGGCGCCGGCCCGGTTGTGGCGCTCGATGTGCTGCTCGGCCTCGGCCATCGGCACCGACTGGCCGCAGTAGCCGCACCTGATCACGGTGGCCTCAACCGGCCGGAACCGGCGCCCAGTCCACCGGGCGGCAGCGGCCACCTGCCCCCGACGTCGCCACGCCCACCGGCCGCCCCGAGCAGCCCCCCGGGCCGTCGGGTGCCGCTCCAACCACCGCCGCACCGCGCGGCGGCGTCGGCGTCGGGCATTCGCGGTCGCCTGATCCAACAACGACGACTGCTTGCTCGTGTGCATCTCACCCTCCACGGGTTAGGGCGGCGAGAAGGGTGGTAGCGGCGGTGCCGACCAGCGCGGTCAGCAGCAGATCCACCGCGAGGCGGACGCGCCTGTACTTGCGCAACGCGACGCGAGAAAGCCACACCAGGTAGCGAGCCTCCTGCTCGGCGCTAGTACGCGTCGGGTCGATGGCCTCAGCCAGCAGCTGATACGGGGTAGACACGGCGTAGTGCACCAACCCATGCCCACCGCCCAAACACGGACGGACCGCCACCGCCAACAAGGCGGTAGCCGCACCAGCCAGACAAACCGTGACCATCCCGACCGCCATCACCGCCACCGGTAGGGCGGCGCGGGTCAAACCGGCCCCACCGAGCGTGGCCACCGCACCCGCGATCGCCATCAACACCGCGGCCTTGCTATCCACACGCGTCAACTCGTCGCGTGTCTGCTCGGATCGAGCGAAGAACCAGCCCGGATCAGCCAGGCCGTTGACCGGCGCCGGCTCGAATGCTGGCACCATCACAGATGCCCTCCTCACACGAGGTTTGGGTGTCGGAACCGGCGGCACAGCACGGTTTTCCAGGCCATGGGCTGTGCCGCCGGGCGGGTCGTGCCTGTTGAGCGGGGCCGGTGTTCACCGGCTGACGTGATTGCCGCAGGCGCCGCAGGTCGCGGTAACTCCGGACACGTGGGGCAGGTCAGATTCACGGGGTTCCTCTCCGGCCGCCAGACGGTCTGACAGCCACCGCGCCCCACCGGACCGGCGATGGTCCGGTGGGGACGGAGGCGGTCAGGGCTTAGCGGCGGGTCCGGCGAGCAAGCCGGTCAGCGGCGGACTGACCACGGCTACCGGCGGGAAGTCGGGCCTCGCGGGTGGCGGTTACGGCGACGCTGGGGCAGTAGCCGCAGCGGCCGGTGTTCTTGCAGGTGCAGGCAGGGGGGCGGATACTTTTAGCCATCGGATCGGACTCCTGTCCGTGAAGGGGCCGGCGGCACAGCACAGGTTTCTGAGGCCATGAGGGCTGTGCCGCCGGGTGGGGCTACTGCTCGAAGCGCTGCCAGCCGAGAACAACCGGATTGCGGCAGCCGGAACGGGTCAAGATCTGCGTGACGACCTTGATGTCGGCTCCGCTGCGGATCGGGTGTGTAAGCCGGACTTCCGCGTTGCCGCAGCGCTGGCCGTGGTCGGCGGTGAAGGTAACGAAGTAGCGGATCGTGGGGGTGTCGGCGCGAGCCATGGCAGGGCGCTCCTTCAGAAGCGAAGGCGAACAAAGGGGGTTAGGCGGTGGCGAGTTCGGGTCGCCAGCCGTTGACGAAGCCGGCGACGCGGTAGGCGCGGGCCTTGTCGCCTCGGCCGGACATCACTCGCCGGTGGATCGCGTGACCGGTCGGGTCCGGCTCCAAGACCCCGGTCGTGATGGCGTTCCGGACGTCGGTCAGAAGCGTCCGGTCGTTGGCGGAAAGCTCCACCGCCGCGCTCGGGTCGGCGGCGAGTTTGGGCAGGTTGATGGCATCCGGACGGGCATCCGACAGGGCCTCGATCGCCCGGGCGAAGTGGGCCTGAATCAGGGGCAGGGCCACCGCCGCGCCGAACGCCAACGCCGGAATCGCCATGTGCAGCGCCACCTGGAACAGGTGCTCGGTCAGGCTGTCGTAGCGGTGGCTGATCGTCGGCATCATGTTCATGCCCGCGATCGCGGCCAGCAGCACCCGCTCGATACGCACCAGCGCCGTGTCGTGCATCTGGTGGCCGACAGCGGCCAGGGAACCCCGGGCAATCAGCACACCAACCAGCAGCACGCTAAACGCCGGGTCAACGAGCCACGCCACCACCCACATCGGCGACCACTTCTCGGAGCCGATCGCCGCGAACCGCTGAACGTTGACCATCGTGAAGCCCATGCTGAACAGCAACGCCAACCAGGCCATCGCGGTCCACCGGGCACGCTGACGCATCAACCGAACAGCCCGCACGTCCGGATCGGTCAACAGCCGCCGTAACTGGCGGGCCTCAGCCGCCCGCGCTTGCCACCGCTGCACCCGAGCCGTGTCCCCCGCCAACCGCGCGTGCCGCGCCGCACGCTCACCCTCGACACGCTGCCGGCGGCGACGCTCGGCTCGACCCGGCTGCACCGGGAGTGGTGACACCCGATCAGTGGCATCCTCTCCCGTCGAAGCCGACACGGGCGGGGAAGGCTCTACCGCATCCGGCATGGACTCACCGGGTTGATTACCCTCGATGATCGAGGTAGGCACCAACAGTCCGCCCTGGTGGGTATAGGAGCGACTGTCGAGCGTGGGGGCAGTCATCAGGGGAACCTCCGATCAGTGAGTGAGGGCGTCCGCGATCAGGTCGCGGTGGGCTGCGAATACCTGGCCGCCGTGTAGCACGTCGAGGTGGGTCAGTAGGCAGTCGTAGGTGTCGGCGGGGAGCCAGGCGGCGCGGCGGGCGTCGTCCTGGCCAGTCACGTCGGGTAGGTGGAGCCAGCCGGAACCAAGGTCGATCCGCACGGGGGTGGTGACCATCCACGCTTCATCGCTCGCGCGGGGATCGGACACGTACCGGGCCGGCAGCGTTTCGTAGGGAACCTGCCGCCGGTCAAGCCTCAGCCCGGTTTCCTCGGCAAGCTCACGAAACGCGGCGTCAGTCGGATCTTCGCCCGGGTCGACGTGTCCACCGGGCAACGCCCACCCGAACCCGTCGCCGCGCTCGATCAGCAGCAGACAGCGCACCTCGTCGAGATCTGTGGCGGTGACGATCGCGTCGGAGGCCTGAGCCTCACCCCAGTGTCCGAGGCGGTTACGGCCGTACCGGACGCCGGTCGGCGGGGCCGGCGCGACCGGGCGACCGTCAACGACCACAAAGGGAATCGTTGCTCGGCGCTGCCTGTCGGCCCAGTCGATTTCGATGGGGTCCATGATCGGGTCCGCCCACGCCTCACCAGCGGCGATGCCAGCCAGCACGGACGAATGGGTGAAGGTACGAGGGGTCATGCTGCGTCCTCCATGGGGTAGGCACAGTCGACGCACTCGCCTAGCGAGCGCGGGATGCAGTAGGGCCGGACCGTGCCGCAGGTTGGGCAGGTCCGACGGGCCGTCAACGCCTTGCCGATTGCCACGCGTTGAGCGGGCGTAGCGGTGCGCTTCGGCCGGGCCAGGTCCAGCCGATACAAATGCGCGACGCGAGTACCGCCGACGCCGCGCCACAGAATCTGAGCGGCGACCGGCTGCCCACCAGGCCGAAGACCAGTGGCGCGCAGTTGACGGCGAGTCGCGTAACCCGGCGGCGCACCCCGCCACCACCAGGTCGGAATGCCGTACCGGTCTCCATCCGGATCGTGGAAGGCCGCGCGGATACGAGACATCAGGCCACGCGATCCGGGCTAGTGGCATGACAGCGGGGCCTGACAGCACGAGCGGCCAGCACCGTGCAGGCAGCCCGCAACCGCTCCCGCCGCGCTCGGCGCACCATCTGCCGAGTCACCTCGTTAAGACCGACGGCCAGGACGGTAATCTGCGCGTCAAGCCACTCCACCTCGGCCTCAATCAGCGGCACCTCCGCCTCAATCTCGGCCAGCTCAGCCATGCTCGGCCCCTCAAGGCCATCCAGATAATGCAGGTCAACGCTCACTTGCGGTTCCTCCGACGCTTGCCCGCCGCGCTCCGGCGACGGGGAACACAGGTAGACGGCCGGCATTGCCGACACAGCGGCTGGTCCGGCGCCAGCGGAGCGATCTCGCCGCAGCTGTGGCACTCCCGCCAACAGGCGCTACCGGAGATCGTGAGACGGACGGAAGCGGCAGTAGAGGCCATGTCGGTGTCCTCTTTCGCAGGTCGGACCCGACCCAACGGGCGTACCGTGGAGTCGGGTCATGTCTAGGAACTGGTGTGACCACCAAGGGCGGCGGTGAATCACCACCGCACCCGCCGGCCGACCCCCGATAGGGGGCCGGGGTTGCCCCTGGTCGGTGATGCAACACCGACCAGGGGCCAGCAACGCCAGACAGGCGCCACGATGTACATCGACCGCTATGGGCCGCTTACTGCTGGCACCTTCCGCATGTCGCTTCCCAGCGATCCCGGGTCGGATGCCTGACCGTTCGTTACTGCGCAGCCGGTCAACACTGCCTCTGTGGAGTTGTCAAAGATCAACCGAACCCGGCGTCTCACGGGCGTACGGCAACGCGTGCCGCCGTTCCCCGAGCCATCCGGCCGGCTGGCAACTCGCCGGCCCTGAGGTCCTTGAGTTGCTTGAGGCCCAAGGTGCCACAAGCTAACCGGACAGTCAAGCCCCAAGGTGCCTCTTGTGCCCCAAGGGGCACCCTGTTGCACTTGCAGCCCTGATCAAGGACAGTGGACAGGTGGACACGAAGCCGCGATATGAGCAGGTGGCGCTGAGTCTTCGCGCTCGGCTCTCCTCCGGAGAGCTGCGCCCAGG
The sequence above is a segment of the Micromonospora sp. WMMA1363 genome. Coding sequences within it:
- a CDS encoding bifunctional DNA primase/polymerase codes for the protein MAARHSRKPPARSLLTAAIDYAAHGWPVFMLARSKRPLAGCERCDDKRGYDGHDRDACPCLTCHGFYAATTDPDRITAMVDAAPRGQLALRTGTASDVVVLDVDPRNGGRRGLATLVADGLVPRTAYVITGSDGLHLFYRHPGTPLAAKVPGVPGIDIKTDGGYVVLPPSIHQRTGRPYRWADRGPVQEMPPALATVCQPAPPPTIPTTPTPPVSTRSAGGISHPDLLLASHLDAVARAPEGHRRTTLYGASRGVARMILAHAINKDDGIAALTTTGRNADQTDRDIRAAIRGGFRDEGLAA
- a CDS encoding cell division protein FtsK, whose protein sequence is MTSTTSRPLDRLTLWTPGERRITDGLPFGERADRLPMLLDLWTPAHGARHALMGGASGSGKTNTLNVITCGLAACGDTVIWAIEVAKAGQGQAAWLPCFDWLATRLDEAVAMLDAAVAIIDARSRVLATQAARGRGDDKVVPTPDHPLLTIIIDEAAALFGIRTGNPDRVDLAAQATERARQISQTGRSAGVQLLVTTQRPTVAALGDDGDFRSQLHPNLCLRMNRRADVGFVLQGVDLDTVDTTLFNVPGLLYVQDGPDVDPLPVRSYALYQPPIVNRLAHTFATARPTLDPVARAAAGEAYAARRVDPFQAPTTRPTAPRRADNDTPSPRRGRTAAGDALDAARTAAHTDLPDLPTLPLAHLPADDTSTAVDGDDAPMTEAITAVLAGAGPAGMTATEITGGVKKLRGSAHRGSVHRILRAMVDAGTARRTPVGKGYRYHPTTTPESHAA
- a CDS encoding Pycsar system effector family protein encodes the protein MVPAFEPAPVNGLADPGWFFARSEQTRDELTRVDSKAAVLMAIAGAVATLGGAGLTRAALPVAVMAVGMVTVCLAGAATALLAVAVRPCLGGGHGLVHYAVSTPYQLLAEAIDPTRTSAEQEARYLVWLSRVALRKYRRVRLAVDLLLTALVGTAATTLLAALTRGG
- a CDS encoding NUDIX hydrolase — translated: MTPRTFTHSSVLAGIAAGEAWADPIMDPIEIDWADRQRRATIPFVVVDGRPVAPAPPTGVRYGRNRLGHWGEAQASDAIVTATDLDEVRCLLLIERGDGFGWALPGGHVDPGEDPTDAAFRELAEETGLRLDRRQVPYETLPARYVSDPRASDEAWMVTTPVRIDLGSGWLHLPDVTGQDDARRAAWLPADTYDCLLTHLDVLHGGQVFAAHRDLIADALTH
- a CDS encoding RRQRL motif-containing zinc-binding protein codes for the protein MSRIRAAFHDPDGDRYGIPTWWWRGAPPGYATRRQLRATGLRPGGQPVAAQILWRGVGGTRVAHLYRLDLARPKRTATPAQRVAIGKALTARRTCPTCGTVRPYCIPRSLGECVDCAYPMEDAA
- a CDS encoding DUF6284 family protein; the encoded protein is MSVDLHYLDGLEGPSMAELAEIEAEVPLIEAEVEWLDAQITVLAVGLNEVTRQMVRRARRERLRAACTVLAARAVRPRCHATSPDRVA